GTAGGCAAGGTAGCAGACAGCAGGTATACTGTGGCACCAAACCCTTTATTCACTGGCGATGAGAACCACAATGATACCCAAGCTTCTGCCCCTGCTTCTGGCTATTGGACTGCTGACCGGCTGCGGCCAGAAAGGCCCCCTGTACCTCCCCGAAGCAGATAACCAGTATCAATCCGTCTCTGTATCGAACCAGTAACCG
Above is a genomic segment from Aestuariirhabdus haliotis containing:
- the lptM gene encoding LPS translocon maturation chaperone LptM, coding for MRTTMIPKLLPLLLAIGLLTGCGQKGPLYLPEADNQYQSVSVSNQ